The following proteins are co-located in the Sporosarcina pasteurii genome:
- the pabC gene encoding aminodeoxychorismate lyase, translated as MLCWMNGAYMPADELSISPFDHGFLYGAGFFETFRTYEGHVFLFTEHMNRLKQALADYRIAMPYEDDEILTVIRKLDEAADGRDGYFRLNVSAGVHDIGLAPNAYTKPNVIVFRKELPNVKQEASKEGVWLTTPRNEPESSVRHKSHHFLNNIGGRLELPSLKEYEGLFLTKAGFVAEGVTSNVFWVKDGELYTPSIETGILPGTTRKFVMRIAESIGVPVHEGFYLKEDVEAADELFVTNAIQELVPLHSIAEVKMPGAEGPYYRRLIAHYHKAIEEREGFKEWN; from the coding sequence GTGTTATGTTGGATGAATGGTGCTTATATGCCTGCTGATGAGTTGAGCATATCCCCTTTTGATCATGGTTTTTTGTATGGGGCAGGTTTTTTTGAGACGTTTCGAACATATGAAGGACATGTGTTTTTATTTACAGAACATATGAATCGCTTAAAACAGGCGCTGGCAGATTATCGAATTGCGATGCCTTACGAAGATGATGAGATATTAACGGTGATTCGTAAATTGGATGAAGCAGCAGACGGTCGAGATGGTTATTTTCGGTTAAATGTTTCTGCTGGTGTCCATGATATCGGGCTTGCCCCAAACGCTTATACGAAGCCGAATGTGATTGTTTTTCGAAAAGAGTTGCCGAATGTAAAGCAAGAGGCTTCGAAAGAAGGTGTTTGGTTAACTACACCGCGCAATGAACCAGAAAGTTCTGTACGTCATAAATCCCATCATTTTTTAAACAATATTGGCGGACGTTTAGAGTTACCTTCTTTAAAGGAGTACGAAGGATTATTTCTTACGAAAGCTGGCTTTGTTGCGGAAGGCGTTACGTCTAATGTGTTTTGGGTGAAAGATGGTGAGTTGTATACTCCGAGTATAGAAACTGGCATTTTGCCTGGCACAACGAGGAAGTTCGTGATGCGTATAGCAGAAAGTATTGGGGTACCTGTTCACGAAGGTTTTTATTTGAAGGAAGATGTAGAAGCGGCTGATGAATTGTTTGTGACGAATGCAATTCAAGAACTGGTTCCGTTACATAGCATTGCAGAAGTGAAAATGCCTGGTGCTGAGGGTCCTTATTATAGAAGATTGATTGCGCATTATCACAAAGCAATAGAAGAGAGAGAGGGTTTTAAAGAATGGAATTAG
- a CDS encoding anthranilate synthase component I family protein, producing the protein MKKQQVPAYTAKEMSKEQFFDAYQQLAQNEQEHILLESGRDGKFSIAGVNPLAKIEALDGELLQVVWRDGKEEVLKGDPLENLTKLVQSYKIEAIPELPVFQGGVIGFISYDYVRRYESLPNLTKQFAETPDLYFYLFDEWAVLDIQKEKAYFMALPESAIDTKTVAKKWLDAAEVAEHNVFKSQEEVPTDDLQVSVTGPEFEEMVEAVQAYIEKGDVVQVNLSVRQSKPLHVMPLTYYEALRQVNPSPYMAFIGAEKFSVASSSPELLVKKRGDQLATRPIGGTRRRGASEAEDLKNENDLLSDEKEKAEHIMLVELEKEDFSRVCEPETVETNEFMVVERYSHVMHLVSNVRGIVAEGQTNADIVKAVFPGGTITGAPKVRTMEIIEELEPEKRGLYTGSIGWFGFNGDFELNVVIRTAFIQDEVVHIQAGAGLVADSVPKNEYIESLAKGRALWQAKATAELNKR; encoded by the coding sequence ATGAAAAAGCAACAAGTACCGGCCTATACGGCTAAAGAAATGTCAAAAGAACAATTTTTTGATGCATATCAGCAACTCGCTCAAAATGAGCAAGAACACATCTTATTGGAAAGTGGGCGTGATGGAAAGTTTTCTATCGCTGGTGTAAATCCACTTGCAAAAATAGAAGCGCTAGACGGAGAACTTTTACAAGTCGTTTGGCGTGACGGAAAAGAAGAGGTCTTAAAAGGTGATCCATTAGAGAACCTAACGAAACTCGTTCAGTCTTACAAGATTGAAGCGATACCAGAGTTACCTGTTTTTCAAGGTGGGGTTATTGGATTTATTAGCTATGATTACGTGCGCCGTTATGAAAGTTTACCGAACTTAACAAAGCAGTTCGCCGAGACGCCTGATTTGTATTTTTATTTATTTGATGAATGGGCGGTGCTCGACATCCAAAAAGAAAAAGCTTATTTCATGGCGCTTCCTGAAAGTGCGATCGATACGAAGACAGTGGCTAAAAAATGGCTGGATGCTGCTGAAGTAGCGGAACACAATGTATTTAAATCACAGGAAGAAGTGCCGACAGACGACTTGCAAGTGTCAGTTACTGGGCCGGAATTCGAGGAAATGGTAGAAGCTGTACAGGCGTATATTGAAAAAGGGGATGTGGTTCAAGTGAATTTATCTGTTCGACAATCAAAACCACTCCATGTAATGCCGTTGACCTATTACGAGGCATTGCGACAAGTGAATCCGTCGCCGTATATGGCCTTTATTGGAGCTGAAAAGTTTTCAGTTGCTTCGAGTTCACCTGAATTATTAGTAAAAAAACGAGGAGACCAGCTTGCAACTCGTCCAATTGGTGGAACGAGACGAAGAGGCGCGTCGGAAGCAGAGGATTTGAAGAATGAGAATGATTTGTTATCGGATGAAAAAGAAAAAGCCGAACATATCATGCTGGTGGAATTGGAAAAAGAAGATTTTTCTCGTGTTTGTGAACCAGAAACTGTAGAAACAAATGAATTTATGGTTGTAGAACGCTATTCGCATGTTATGCACCTCGTCTCGAATGTAAGAGGTATTGTAGCGGAAGGTCAAACAAATGCGGATATTGTGAAAGCAGTTTTTCCTGGCGGTACGATTACAGGTGCGCCAAAAGTTCGTACGATGGAGATTATTGAAGAACTTGAACCGGAAAAGAGAGGTTTGTATACAGGTTCAATCGGCTGGTTCGGTTTTAATGGTGATTTTGAATTAAATGTCGTGATTCGAACGGCGTTTATTCAAGATGAAGTTGTTCATATTCAAGCGGGAGCAGGGTTGGTTGCTGATTCCGTTCCGAAAAATGAATATATTGAATCCCTTGCGAAAGGGCGGGCGCTTTGGCAAGCAAAAGCAACTGCGGAATTGAATAAAAGGTAA
- the folP gene encoding dihydropteroate synthase: MELAFAKDIYRLGNQEIDFRHETIIMGILNVTPDSFSDGGKYGHIDMALKHAEEMLRDGAKIIDIGGESTRPGHAPVSLEEELERTVLVVEAITREFDCIVSIDTYKAEVAEAAVQAGAHIINDIWGAKREPKIAEIAAKYGVPIILMHNREVAEYETTLPEEMQKDLQESIDIALAAGVRQENIWLDPGVGFAKDTAQNIIAMQSLQVISRMGYPVLLGTSRKSLIGNVLNLPVEERLAGTSATVCYGIEKGCHIMRVHDVKEIARAAKMMDVLVGKAKFSG; encoded by the coding sequence ATGGAATTAGCGTTTGCAAAAGATATTTATCGACTTGGGAATCAAGAAATAGACTTTCGACATGAAACGATCATAATGGGTATATTAAATGTCACGCCGGATTCGTTTTCAGACGGAGGGAAATATGGGCATATCGATATGGCCTTAAAACATGCAGAAGAAATGCTTCGTGATGGCGCGAAAATTATCGATATTGGTGGTGAATCGACGCGTCCAGGTCATGCGCCGGTTTCATTGGAAGAAGAACTTGAAAGAACGGTTCTAGTAGTTGAAGCAATTACACGTGAATTCGATTGCATTGTTTCGATTGATACATATAAAGCTGAAGTTGCTGAGGCGGCAGTTCAAGCAGGTGCGCATATAATTAATGATATTTGGGGTGCAAAGCGAGAACCGAAAATTGCTGAAATTGCAGCTAAGTACGGCGTTCCGATTATATTAATGCATAACCGGGAAGTTGCTGAATATGAAACTACTTTGCCTGAAGAAATGCAAAAAGATTTACAGGAGAGTATCGATATTGCTTTAGCCGCAGGTGTACGGCAGGAAAATATTTGGTTAGATCCGGGTGTTGGTTTTGCTAAGGACACGGCTCAAAACATTATCGCGATGCAAAGTTTACAAGTGATTTCAAGAATGGGTTACCCGGTGTTACTTGGGACGTCTCGTAAATCACTTATTGGAAATGTGCTGAATTTGCCGGTAGAAGAACGTTTGGCAGGTACAAGTGCAACGGTTTGTTATGGAATTGAAAAAGGCTGTCATATTATGCGTGTTCATGATGTGAAAGAAATCGCCCGTGCGGCAAAAATGATGGATGTATTGGTAGGAAAAGCAAAGTTCAGCGGGTAG
- the lysS gene encoding lysine--tRNA ligase, with translation MSHLDELNDQLLVRRQKMTDIRESGLDPFGSKFKRTHLSDAVRNEYEELTKEELEEASYKVTIAGRLMTKRGQGKAGFAHIQDLGGQIQIYVRQDAIGEEAYALYKTTDLGDIVGVSGTVFKTKVGELSIKVEEFTFLTKALRPLPEKFHGLQDIEQRYRQRYLDLISTEGSKETFILRSKIIQSMRRYLDDQGFLEVETPMLHAIAGGATARPFVTHHNALDMTLYMRIAIELHLKRLIVGGLEKVYEIGRVFRNEGISTRHNPEFTMIELYEAYADYEDIMALTENMVAHIAQDVLGTTQVTYGDDVIDLAPGWKRLHMVDAVKEYTGVDFWKEMTKEEAHALAKEHNVEVAEMMEVGHVINEFFEQKVEEELVQPTFIYGHPVEISPLAKKNPKDERFTDRFELFIVRREHANAFTELNDPIDQRERFEAQLVEKEQGNDEAHDMDEDFIEALEYGLPPTGGLGIGIDRLVMLLTNAPSIRDILLFPQMRPKE, from the coding sequence ATGTCTCATCTTGACGAATTAAACGACCAACTTCTGGTGAGACGCCAGAAGATGACGGATATTAGAGAAAGTGGTCTCGATCCATTTGGTTCAAAATTTAAGCGGACGCATTTGTCTGATGCCGTTCGAAATGAGTATGAAGAACTTACAAAAGAGGAGCTTGAAGAAGCGTCTTACAAGGTAACGATTGCAGGCCGTCTTATGACAAAACGAGGGCAAGGAAAAGCTGGTTTTGCGCATATTCAAGATTTGGGTGGCCAAATTCAAATTTACGTAAGACAAGATGCAATTGGTGAAGAGGCTTATGCATTATATAAAACAACGGACCTTGGCGATATCGTAGGCGTGAGCGGGACGGTATTCAAAACAAAAGTTGGCGAATTATCTATTAAAGTAGAGGAGTTTACGTTCTTAACAAAAGCGCTTCGTCCTTTGCCGGAGAAGTTCCATGGCTTACAAGATATCGAACAGCGTTACCGTCAACGTTACCTAGACTTAATTTCTACTGAAGGTAGTAAGGAAACGTTTATTTTACGCAGTAAAATTATCCAATCTATGCGTCGTTATCTAGATGACCAGGGATTCCTTGAAGTTGAAACACCGATGCTGCATGCGATTGCTGGCGGAGCAACAGCGCGTCCATTTGTCACGCACCATAATGCTTTGGACATGACGCTTTATATGCGCATCGCAATTGAGTTACATTTAAAACGTCTTATTGTAGGCGGATTAGAAAAGGTATATGAAATTGGTCGTGTTTTCCGTAATGAAGGAATCTCTACGCGCCACAACCCTGAGTTTACAATGATCGAATTATATGAAGCGTATGCGGATTACGAGGATATTATGGCGCTAACGGAGAATATGGTGGCACATATCGCACAGGATGTTCTTGGCACAACTCAAGTAACATATGGTGACGATGTCATTGATTTAGCCCCTGGTTGGAAACGACTGCATATGGTAGATGCGGTAAAAGAATATACTGGCGTTGACTTCTGGAAAGAGATGACGAAAGAAGAAGCACATGCATTAGCGAAAGAACATAATGTTGAAGTCGCTGAAATGATGGAAGTAGGACATGTCATCAATGAATTCTTCGAACAAAAAGTTGAAGAAGAGCTAGTGCAACCAACATTTATATACGGTCATCCAGTTGAAATATCTCCACTTGCGAAGAAGAATCCGAAAGATGAAAGATTTACCGATCGTTTCGAATTGTTCATTGTTCGTCGTGAACATGCAAACGCATTTACAGAATTAAACGACCCAATTGACCAACGTGAACGTTTCGAAGCGCAACTTGTTGAGAAAGAACAAGGTAATGACGAAGCGCATGATATGGATGAAGATTTCATTGAAGCGTTAGAATATGGACTACCACCAACAGGAGGACTTGGAATCGGTATCGATCGTCTTGTCATGTTACTAACGAATGCTCCATCTATTCGTGATATTCTATTGTTCCCTCAGATGCGCCCTAAAGAATAA
- the folK gene encoding 2-amino-4-hydroxy-6-hydroxymethyldihydropteridine diphosphokinase, translating to MTEAFISIGSNIGERHIYLRSAIQALDELDKVSVEKVSSIYETEPVGYTDQANFLNVVVSVKTEFSAHELLIACQQIELELGRERTIRWGPRTVDLDILLFNQDNIETENLIVPHPRMGERAFVLIPLLEIAPDMVDPVSGKRFSEMAAMHDKGVRIWQ from the coding sequence GTGACTGAAGCGTTCATTTCAATCGGCTCGAATATCGGAGAACGTCATATTTATTTACGAAGTGCCATACAAGCGTTAGATGAACTGGACAAGGTATCGGTCGAGAAGGTTTCTTCTATATATGAAACTGAGCCGGTTGGTTATACAGACCAGGCTAATTTTTTAAACGTTGTTGTTTCCGTTAAAACTGAGTTTTCCGCACATGAATTGCTTATTGCTTGCCAGCAAATCGAGCTAGAGCTTGGGCGAGAACGCACAATTCGTTGGGGACCTCGAACTGTAGACCTTGACATTTTACTCTTTAATCAAGACAATATTGAAACGGAGAACTTAATTGTGCCACATCCACGTATGGGTGAACGCGCTTTTGTTCTTATTCCGCTTCTTGAAATTGCACCTGATATGGTGGATCCTGTCAGTGGAAAACGATTTTCAGAAATGGCAGCGATGCATGATAAGGGCGTACGGATTTGGCAATGA
- the folB gene encoding dihydroneopterin aldolase — protein sequence MDYIHLNEMAFYGYHGVLREETKLGQRFRVTVSLATNLKEAGKTDDLSKTVNYAEVYELCKGIVEGPPFQLIETVAENIADRILFNYADKVSGVRVQLIKPDPPIAGHYDSVAIDITRGHFA from the coding sequence ATGGATTATATTCATTTAAATGAGATGGCTTTTTATGGGTATCACGGGGTTTTGCGAGAAGAAACAAAGCTTGGGCAAAGGTTCCGTGTCACTGTTTCACTTGCTACAAACCTTAAGGAAGCAGGCAAGACGGATGATTTGTCGAAAACAGTGAATTACGCGGAAGTGTATGAATTATGTAAAGGAATCGTGGAAGGCCCTCCGTTTCAATTAATTGAAACGGTTGCGGAAAATATCGCGGATCGCATATTGTTTAACTATGCCGATAAAGTCTCAGGCGTTCGTGTACAGTTAATTAAACCGGATCCGCCAATTGCAGGGCATTATGATTCTGTAGCAATTGACATTACTAGGGGGCATTTTGCGTGA